The Podarcis raffonei isolate rPodRaf1 chromosome Z, rPodRaf1.pri, whole genome shotgun sequence genome segment GCTGAACTTCGCCTCTCTCTCAACGCCTAACAGCACGTATTTGCAGACAAAGCCCTCTGCATGTGCTCGGAATCACCCTTCGCAAGCCTgcgcccccaccccagccccacatGCTGCCCAAGCCCCACATACAGTGCCAGAACCACATGCAGCCCCAGAACCACATACTGCCCCAGAACCACATGCAACCCCAGAACCACATACAGTCGCAAACCCAaacccaccccagccccacatacagcCCCAGCCCCACATGCAGCCCCAAGCCCCACATCCAGCTCTGGTCCCCTCACACAGCCCCGCCCCCTCACGCGGACCGAAAGACACCCGCACACCCCGCATCTCCCCCCACGCAGAGAGGCGCCGCATTCTCACCCTCCCGTCGGAAGCTGGAAGGCGTCGTCTTCTTCATCCATGTCCCCCAACATCCTGACGGCCCCTCGCTCCCCGCGCCCCTCGGCTAAGCCCAAGCCGGGAGGCGAGAGCCGCAAAGTGCGCGGCTGCAACTTCTCGGCCATGGCGCAAGCGCTGGGCTGCGGAAGCGAAACTAGCAAGCCAAAGCGGCCGGCGGCATTCGCGGTCCCCAAACGGGCCAAACTTCCACGCGGAGGAGGGAAGAAACGCGTCCACGGCTACACGAGCGAtcagctgctgccgctgcctcgaATTTGGCGGCGGGACTCTTTAAGTTTGACGGAAAGGGAGGGGGACACGGCTGGACCAATGGGAAGCTGGTTTCTGGGAGAGGGAGGCGGGAGGGCGGGTGACGCTCGCTCGAGGCTGACCAATGAGGTGGCGCCTCCGCTCGCCGGGCGAAGAAGGGACGCGTCTGAGGAGATCGAGGGAAGGAGGCGAAGGCGAGGAAGGCGCAGGTAGCTAACTTCCCATTCTTCTCATCGTGCTATTTACACTTTGTCTGGcaaaacacatttctttcttcttATTTAGCGTTCTCGTTTTATATCCATAAACTTTTACTATGTACATTCTCCATATTCCAAGATTCATTCTAGGTCTGTCAGGAGATTAACGTCGTCACTAATTTTTAAGATCTTCCTTAAATGTTATCCGATCTTGATTAACTTTTGGTATTGAATTTCCTCCTATTCTCCCTGTTGTTCTGGCAAGTTGTAGATCTTCTATCATTTTTGCTTGCCAGTCCGTTTTTGTGCGGATGATATCACTGTTATAGAACATATAACATCACCTTTCCACTTCCTTGCTATTAAAATCCTGGCTGCTGTGGTTTCATACATAAAGAGGGCTCTGTGGTTTTTCTTAATTTCCATGGACATAATACCTAACAGGAAGGCTTCAGGGGTTTTTTGGAAATGAAAGTTTGAAGACCTTTTAAACTTTAGagtaaagagccagtgtggtgtagtggttaagagcggtagtctcgtaatctggagaaccgggtttgcttccccgttcctccacatgcagctgttgggtcaccttgggctagtcacacttctctgaagtctctcagcctcactcacctcacagagtgtttgtggtgggggaggaagggaaaggagaatgttagccgctttgacactccctagggtagtgacaagggacgcgggtggcgctgtgggtaaaaccttagcgccgaggacttgccgatcgcatggtcggtggttcgaatccccacagcggggtgcgctcccgtcgttcggtcccagcgcctgccaacctagcagttcgaaagcacctccgggtgcaagtagataaatggggaccgcttaccagcgggaaggtaaacggcgttccgtgtgctgcgctggcttgccagatgcagctttgtcacactggccacgtgaccctgaagtgtctccagacagcgctggctcccggcctatagagtgagatgagcgcacaaccctagagtctggcaagactggcccgtacgggcaggggtacctttacctttaccttagggtagtgacaaagcgggatatcaaatccaaactcttcttcttcttcttcttcatcatcatcttcttcttcttataaatAGTATCCAGAATTCTTTAATCCTCtcgcattcccaccacatgtgtataAAGGTACCAACCCCACTTTTCCACCTCCAAGAAACATCTGAACTGTTTTTGTACATCTTGGCCAATTTGGCCagggttaggtaccacctgtataaCATCTTCATCACATTTTCTCTAAGATTATAGCATGCAGTGAATCTTATGTCCTCCTTCCACAGCCTTTCTCACTCCTCCATATATATTGTGTCCAATATCTTGGGCCCAGTGTATCATAAGCCATTTTAgttcctcctccttgacttcccagtcaCTTAAGTCACATTCAAAGCAAATGCTTccctcccccaaaggatcctgggaattgtagcttgttcATCGTGGAGCTACATTTTCCAGCTCCCTTAAGCTTAAGTTCCCTGCCTGGCTTCATACACATAATACGTTTAAAGCATGtgtctttcccccaaagaaccctggaaatcATAGTGCACCCCTCACTGGGCTACAGTTCCAAGCACCCTTAAACTAAAGTGCCCAGGGTACTTTgaggggaatgtgctttaaatgtgtggcattTGTGCAACCTGGTtgcatattgtcagggaactgccatcggagaagcaggaggtgaaagggctcacagaggctgagagagactattcggctgaggagggaaccagcagggggagaggtggaggagttcaagggaaagtgagtcggagggagggctcagagacacttccagcgaaaatagtggggaggtttcaggacctcccatagggacacctactcctcgccggaaactgtcacgccgagagtccagaagacgcgtttccgttaaggaacttttatgctggaagaagttccgtaaacgcccactgtccgattctacgagcgactgatggagccatgcttaaggagctccgtcacagacagaggtttgtggacttagccaaactctgagggactaggattttacacacaagcagctcaccatcccatcacagcaattggacagtccctgaaagcagcttgtgcagagaggcatcatgagcaacccagccggagccgggggagcaggaggagctggagagggtccaagcctggaagaaaggtacagggtgttggaagtccagctagcgctgcaaacggcgaggctagaggaaaggagggcgcaggatgcagaaaaggcaaaaggcgctaccctagcaagaaagatgccaggattggtgcagaagtttgggggggaccccaggaactatcaagcctttaggacagagatgcagtatgctctcgagctgcagtttgacgactttcccgacgaggcatcgcgagtggcgtttgtggttggccatcttgaagggggggcgagagactgggttagacccctgatggcagggaatagtgaaatgctgaaggacacgaggaagttttttcgcgccatggatttgatgttttccagcgagattgaacagggactggtgcgcagacagttgatggcttgtaaacaggggagccgatcggttcgtgagtactggactgagtttacaatgctgatacataaattggggtgggacctatcggcggaacccattcaaatgctttttgaagaggggctttcttcggcggtgaaagacgaactttcccgggcgcccagggcggagtctatggaccagctgaccaaatcagcgctgaccattggagcgcgccaggaggcgagagccttggagaagcgggaagggaaaggagagcattggagggatttccgcattccagagattccggagccaaatttcccgccaggagagccgatggaaattggaacagcgcgtgcgcgcgcagtttcaaatccgagtgaagggaggaagaaggaggggaagagcaccaagaaatgttatctctgccagcagccaggtcactttgccagagtctgcccgcaaagaaaggaatggcaagggatggcgggagctgttggggggaaggaggagggagtccaggagccagtaaaagccaacgcctggctgccaccgtcagggcacagcagccaggccaaggagcagtaaaagtgcccactccggaacctccaagaccagccctagtaatagaggtgctgctagagctggcaaacggatacccactaaagacaaaggcgctgttggactcaggcagctcctgtaattttatgagtaaggagtttgcagctgaacaccagatacagatactccctttaagtaaccccctgcaggtgaccacgatcgatgggagggagctgttgggaggagaagttagcctacagaccgtcccaatggttatgagggtggccaggcacaccgaaaggatagcgttcaatgtggccaccctgggaggggctcccgttattttgggaatgagctggctagcgttgcatgatccgctagtgggctggcatcagagagtggtctcctttgggtcagcacattgcctggaacactgcagagagggaaaggtgccggaaggggcaaaagcctttctagcagggacggaagtggcggacaaagggaaggtgcccaaacaatacgctgacctgagcaaggtcttcagcgaaagggaagcagataaactaccaccgcatagagcctttgactgccaaattaacctggtccctggagcccagctccccgtgggcaagctgtatgccatgtcagacagggaaatgcaggagttaagggagtttattgataaaaacctgaagaggggcttcatcagagagtccagagcggtgggggggagcccagtgttttttgtggacaaaaaaaaacacggataaacccaggcttgtagtggactaccgggccctaaatgcagtgtcagaaccagtaactttccccatgcccagaattgatgacattttgaccagggtgaggaagggaaagatattcacgaaactggacctgagaggggcatacaacctgatacgaataaggaaaggggatgaatggaaaaccaccatgttcacccctttgggggcttttgaatatttagttatgcccttcggattgcaatcaggctcagcatgttttcaatcgttcatgaaccacgtcctgggacctctgctctacaagaattgcgtggccttcctcgatgacgtgttgatatattcagagaatgaggagcagcatgtaaaggatgtcagggaagtgctgagccaactgcaagcaaaccagctgtgggtgaaagtggagaagtgtcagtttcacaccaaggaggtggaattcctggggtaccgcttatcagacacgggattagccatggatccaggcaaggtccaggcggtgctggaatggaagacaccgaaaacgaaaaaggatgtgcaaaggttcttagggtttgggaacttttaccgtaaattcatcaagaactttgcccacttaacggctcccatcacggactgtctcagcagcaagaagaaattcgtttggacggcggaggcggagcaagcatttgaggaattgaaaagggcattcgctttggaagaacagctcctgcatgtggatttacaaaaacccatgagagtggaaactgatgcctcagaccgggcggtgggggcggtgctgcttcagccggggaggaataagtcggaatggagaccgtgtgccttcttttcgcgtaagctgaacaaatccgagaggaactacaccgtatatgaccgagaactactcgccattcacgaagcgttccggagatggagacatttactaattggcgcacagcataaggtgcaagtgtgtacggaccacaagaatttggagtattggagaacggcacgagtgctcaaccaacgacaagtgaggtgggcccaggagttctccaaattccattttgaaatttgctatgtgccaggtccagaaaacatcagagcggacgctctctcacgcaaacctgaatatttggagggggagggagtgcctgaagagagacatatcatcccagaggaccgctgggtgtgtggggcggcctgggtggggcaaagggaactggtagagggaacggtaaatgatgaatacgcccagaataagctcagaggtttaaggagagagggagaagaccccggaggttttgaagaaagaaacggggcattgtattacaaaggggcactatatatacccgaaggagaattgagggggagagtactcaaacagctgcacgacaaccccacagcggggcattttgggcaacacaagaccatgtggttggtgaccagggagttttggtggcccaaggtgagggaggatgtacgggagtatgtaagagggtgtgaccaatgccagagagccaaaggagaaaggcgggcgccagcggggttattagaaccgttacccacaccagaacgaccgtgggaggcggtatcgatagattttatgactgatctgcctaaatcccaggggaaaaccgccatactagtcatagtagacctgttaactaagatgggtcactttgtagcttgctcacatgcagtcacggcggaagagacagcgaaattgtttgtagaacatatttttaggctgcatggcgcccccttgagggtggtctccgatagagggaaacagttcacgtccaggttctggaggaaacttatgagcttgttgcacgtagaggtcaacttttcgactgccaggcaccctgagaccaatgggcaggcggagagagcaaacggtatcctccaacaatacctgaggtgttatgtcaatgacagagagaacgattgggtcgaaaagttggcgctagcggaatttgcctacaataatgcggagaatgtgtccaccgggatgagcccctttttggctaattatgggtgccaccccagggcgtttccagggggaggaggggagagatggagtgtcccggccgccgaacattttgtagaagaaatggaagcgatccatcgtcaactccaactcaacttagaaagggccaaagaatataagaggcaggcagacaagagcagaagggaaggtgaaaccatcagggtagggagtcaggtctggctgtcaacccaagggttgccgttcaaggggggttgcaagaaattgagacccaaaagattgggaccatttgaggtcatccaacaggtcaacccagtggctttcagactccggttaccgaaccacatgaaactgcacccagtattccacaggtcattactgtcaccatataggggggaaggtgaaggggtatccacacgggggccagtcttagaagaaagggaaagcagcaaccatgtggcggagatcatcgactccaggtggaagggtaatcaggtggagtatttggtcgcgtgggaaggggaaccggagtcggaaaacacctgggtgacggcagaggaggtcagtgacgagatcttgatcgaaacgttccaccaaaggttccccaggaaacctcagccagtagcgaggttccggagggagtactttggcaccaccgacgatgaggaggaactggaaggattcagggaatcggagttggaagaaggaacagactccgaggaggaggagtacttggaaaccggaaacagcaaccggtggagggaagtgttcgaaacttcggaagatgagggaggttctttcaggggttttgctccctcgcctcccgcagaggaggggagggaagggggtgaagggggccctggaggggaggtggatgtcagggaactgccattggagaagcaggaggtgaaagggctcacagaggctgagagagactattcggctgaggagggaaccagcagggggagaggtggaggagttccaagggaaagtgagtcggagggagggctcagagacacttccagcgaaaatagtggggaggtttcaggacctcccatagggacacctactcctcgccggaaactgtcacgccgagagtccagaagacgcgtttccgttaaggaacttttatgctggaagaagttccgtaaacgcccactgtccgattctacgagcgactgatggagccatgcttaaggagctccgtcacagacagaggtttgtggacttagccaaactctgagggactaggattttacgcacaagcagctcaccatcccatcacacatatgcaacataaatttaaatTACATTTCCCACCTTCAAGTTCCCCaaacccttaacagactacagttcccaacattctTTTGTCGTGAGGGGGAATTGTGTGTTTTAACAATGTGGTGTGTTCACACCCTCAGTTGCTTTACTGTGTAAGTCGCTTTGAGGTACCTGAATGCAAAAATAATGTGGGATTTAAGAGGTTTGGTTATGCATCTTACTCTAAACACACATGACATGTTGTAGAAAATAATCCAACTCTGGGATCATCTCTTGAGGTTGATTCTTTCATTGAACAAGTGGTGTGCCTTTCTTCCCACACACTGCTCTAGTAATGTTTGCAGCTGAAGCCTACATTTCAAGAAAGTTACAGGAATCTGTTAACAGAAGCATTGCTGATTTTTCTACAATGTCTTACAACAAGCTTGTAAAGCTTGTGTAACCTGGGTAGCCAATTCAAAATTTGTGGTCACCAGAACATGCCCTTGCTACAAAGAGCCTGCTGCACTACTGGAACATGGTGTAAGATGAAGGACAAAGATGCAAGGGTGTGGTATCTTTCCCTGTCTCTGCACCTGCATCATCTTCCTCCAGCTCAGAGCCAGAAAGGTAAGACGGAGGTTTGTTTTGGCTCTCTGTTCACACCCGGCAAGTGCAGAATTAAAGCAAGCTGTAGGCTTCTAACCATGTTTGGGACTGCAGAGGGAGTAATTATTTCTATCCCTCAGTGGCTCTAATGTCAAAAGAAGGCCTCAGACCTCCCTCACAAAAGCACATCTGACTCCTTGCCCTGATGAAGGAAGCAAGCAGGCCttttttcttctaataaagagttaacttctctTAATCTatatgatttattgctggctggctcGCTGAGAACCAACTACCACAGAAGGAGCATGGTGTGTCCTCCACCAAAGTACTACCTCTCCTCTAACACCCCCCACACTAATTTCACAGACACAGGTACTGTCCAGGATTCACAATGACACCCAACATCCAAACATCAATgaagacccccccacacacacaccttgagcaCCCTTGAGCTGAATCTAGCGATCATATCTCTACTTGTGGCTGAACATATGCCACAAAACGGGCAAAGTCATGCCAAACTGAaatttcagtctgccatcttgattcaaaatggcacccaacgtACAAACAGCAATAAGGTCTGCTGCCCCACCCTGGGAACCCTCATGCCAAGTTTGGTATTATGGATGGAGAGCTGTCCAATTCCAtagagggcaaatgggcaaactATTTCCCAAAATATCAGTCAGGTCAACATATTCCTCCAGCATGACATTGAAaaagtgtgggggtggggtgggagggagagttgGACTCCCCAGAGTTGGAATTAATAGATGGCAGAAAAAGCCAGTGTCTTGTCAATACATAATTCCCGTTAAAAGCTGAAAAATAATGAGTCCCAGCTCTTGGGAGCAGGAAAGAAGGGGTTCGGAAcgattcactgataaatgtatttaTGCACTGGCTCAATGGGAAAACTTTAGAAATTCCTCGGAAATCACTCATTGTATCAATCTTCTCCGTTCTAATGGTATTTAGGACCCAGGGAAGTGAGGTATAAGGGGAGGGGTGAGTGAGCCCACCATAATCCCTGAGATGTACAGACACCTCTGCAGGGCCTTCCCAAGGAGTCATGGCCAGTGATATCCTGCCCCAAGAGTCTCAGACAGATATCCAGCCACCTCAATCACAATGCCTATCCATCCTATAGTGGGATGAAGCCGGACAAGACAGAGGGGTGTATTTGATTTGACTCAGGGACCAAGGAGCTGTAAATACTTTCCTTTGTACTGGGATGGGAGTAAGTGTGAAAGACTATATTTGTGTGACGGGGTATGCCTGGATCTCAGGTTCTACCTGAGACCACACCTTTTCTGTGACAGATCTATGATGTCTTGATGATGCATCCTGAGATGTATTATGGGAAACTTTAAAATACAGTGCCCAGGGGGGACTtctgggttggcgccattgtctaatggcggattccctccgagctccggagggaatctgctcaacaggggtcgggtcctgccgcggcggcgacgcggggacccttagaaaccacaggcgctgaaacctgtggacctggtgactcggtgggcaccatttgcgcgccccccccgacccgcaaagaagcctttttaaaggcttcggaatgggggacggagggaggcgtggtgctgagagttcgactgcttcccctgctgagtgaagccgcatgccatggttggagagcgctaacttctttctttgaacatttggatcaaaagtaacgacccgtgagtaacacggtaattggacttaaaagggaaatttatttctgggaattcggcaagatcgggcagggtgcttaaaaggaagtcagcctacccgccttgtaaacatcgtaaaacaaggattttattactaaggttgtgtgaatgtctttctttttgtggaaaagagcaattaactttatattgggccaatttaagtgactgtgctggaggataagagaacagaattcacccctcccccaaaacccgggagcgatcagggagagagcctgtggaagaggtttatagattttgacagctgtcaaactagctgtcaaagttgggaaaaaaaaggagaactgtgtctttgcttgttacatttgatacaatttggtaacaaattgttaaaaataaagaagaaaaggttaatttgtcattaagtaactagaatccctctagaggggattcaggacattacaaaaatggctgtaagtggaaaaatactggctgaactggaaaagacctttcgtctcttgggaaatctacaggagcagacaaatgttttgactatgaatgtaataacaatgaagggaacagtaaacaaaattgctgaacctggaaaggatatgattcaagctcctgcagatgaacagggaagtgttgttgctgattcaaaaatccttatagccaaacaggagaaagagtctgagtcatttgaggtgccgtttaaagaacatgagaaagaaggaggcgctgggatgttgcagatgattaaagagagccagaggcctgttaagttggaaataatggaaaataagaacatgacgatgaaagtttggttggaagtgaagaatggaaattggagagctctcctcttatggggatctgaagacatatggaatataaatatggccaacgCAGAATTTGGAGccattgggacatttggacttatgagaagtaagaaacaagattttggctccattgttaaatatggaggtctggctggaagaaatatggaccttactggaacagagcctcttcgagattcggaatttaaaataaaggactatcaagaaaaccggcagagagaaattgagagagggttaagtgcctcggatgtgagatcgccaggctgatttcagatggactgatggactttggttggggatcgaaaccgggaaagggggtggtagggcttcgggaatccaaagggtgtaaaaatataattctgttttaattaagttggtttttgccactaacataaaaatggggaatttggggagagatttagggccgaccttagcaaaagattgtcaagaataagtgttggtgtataaa includes the following:
- the LOC128406516 gene encoding FK506-binding protein 15-like; translated protein: MAEKLQPRTLRLSPPGLGLAEGRGERGAVRMLGDMDEEDDAFQLPTGGTRLASLFGQDQTTTESGNVLFQYMLPKQPKKGQLSTGK